The following are from one region of the Salvia splendens isolate huo1 chromosome 2, SspV2, whole genome shotgun sequence genome:
- the LOC121772414 gene encoding uncharacterized protein LOC121772414 produces the protein MGHQEYSSEFKNQVVQFIIGRCVGGVPPRGTLKEAQLKFTISRQTCTRWWNTAKKQQQRGTSVQLSMHFSKRCNLLSVAVGLGCSKTTVWRWVKDGLIIPHTSAIKPNLTAANKLLRLRFTVESLELDRILNKIRFRNMHNTIHIDEMWFYMTKGAQRFYLAPGEQEPHRTCKNKKFISKIMFMCAVCRPLFGVHGEVLFDGKIGIFPFTKQVAAKRSSKNRQAGTMETKPIESITTDVVRDCLINKILSAIIAKWPDGATKVLKIQQDNARPHIKDNDPVFREAAQLSGFSISIVQQPPNSPDTNVNDLGWFRAIQSLQTQTACNNVDDLVNAVEKSFHELQPETLDNVFLSLQGCYMKIMKVQGQNRYKLPHMGKAHLRRTNQLPLNLEVPVELAMQAIAYLRHQRSNQGLETIS, from the exons ATGGGGCACCAAGAGTATTCCTCAGAATTCAAGAACCAAGTAGTCCAATTCATCATCGGAAGGTGTGTGGGCGGTGTACCTCCTCGTGGCACACTTAAGGAAGCACAACTGAAGTTTACAATCTCCCGGCAAACCTGTACAAGGTGGTGGAATACTGCAAAGAAACAGCAACAACGAGGAACATCAGTTCAATTG AGTATGCATTTCTCCAAAAGGTGCAACCTCTTGAGTGTGGCAGTGGGTTTAGGTTGTTCAAAAACAACAGTATGGAGGTGGGTTAAAGATGGCCTGATTATACCACACACATCAGCCATTAAGCCCAATCTAACAGCTGCAAACAAGCTGTTGCGACTGAGATTCACAGTTGAATCATTAGAACTTGACAGAATCCTGAACAAAATCAGGTTCAGGAATATGCACAACACTATACATATTGATGAAATGTGGTTCTACATGACTAAAGGAGCTCAGAGATTCTATCTTGCTCCAGGAGAGCAAGAACCTCATAGAACATGTAAAAATAAGAAGTTCATATCAAAAATAATGTTCATGTGTGCAGTTTGTAGGCCATTGTTTGGTGTTCATGGTGAAGTGTTGTTTGATGGAAAAATTGGAATTTTTCCTTTTACCAaacaagttgcagccaagaggtCAAGTAAAAACAGGCAGGCAGGCACTATGGAGACAAAACCCATAGAGAGTATCACAACAGATGTGGTGAGGGATTGCTTGATCAATAAG ATATTGTCTGCCATCATAGCCAAGTGGCCAGATGGGGCAACTAAAGTTCTCAAGATACAACAAGATAACGCGAGACCACACATCAAAGACAATGACCCAGTTTTCAGAGAAGCTGCACAACTAAGTGGTTTCTCAATATCAATTGTGCAACAACCACCTAACTCACCTGACACCAATGTGAATGATTTGGGTTGGTTCAGAGCAATACAGTCACTACAAACTCAGACTGCATGCAATAATGTGGATGATTTAGTCAATGCAGTTGAGAAATCATTCCATGAATTACAACCAGAGACTTTGGATAATGTTTTCCTAAGTCTTCAAGGCTGTTACATGAAAATTATGAAAGTCCAGGGTCAGAATAGATACAAGCTGCCCCACATGGGGAAAGCACATTTAAGGAGGACAAATCAACTTCCACTGAATCTAGAAGTTCCAGTGGAGCTGGCTATGCAAGCAATTGCTTATCTGCGACACCAGAGGAGCAACCAAGGATTGGAGACAATTTCCTAA